The Devosia sp. SD17-2 genome includes a region encoding these proteins:
- a CDS encoding pyridoxine 5'-phosphate synthase, translated as MTLLSVNLNAVAQLRNRRDLPWPSVTGIARVVLDAGASGITIHPRPDERHIRRTDVYELSALLRADYPSAEFNIEGYPSEDFLALVDAVNPEQVTLVPDDPAQATSDHGWPFAEQGNFLRDVVQRLARPGRRISLFCDPDAGAAGVAAAKATGADRIELFTGPYGACFDDPARAERELADLAETCRAALDIGLGVNAGHDLTLENLPAFQEKVPGVAEVSIGHGITADALLIGFAEATRRYREVLGG; from the coding sequence ATGACTCTTCTCTCCGTCAATCTCAATGCCGTCGCCCAGCTGCGCAATCGGCGCGATCTGCCGTGGCCCAGTGTGACCGGGATTGCCCGCGTGGTCCTCGATGCCGGGGCGAGCGGCATCACCATCCACCCCCGTCCAGACGAACGACACATCCGGCGCACTGATGTGTATGAGCTCTCGGCCCTGCTGCGCGCCGACTATCCGTCCGCCGAATTCAATATTGAAGGCTATCCCAGCGAGGATTTTCTGGCGCTGGTTGATGCGGTGAACCCCGAGCAGGTGACCCTCGTCCCCGATGATCCGGCACAGGCGACATCCGATCACGGCTGGCCGTTTGCGGAGCAGGGCAATTTCCTGCGTGACGTGGTCCAGCGTCTGGCGCGTCCGGGCCGCCGTATTTCGCTGTTCTGCGATCCTGATGCGGGCGCGGCTGGCGTTGCGGCAGCCAAGGCCACGGGTGCGGATCGGATCGAGCTGTTCACCGGCCCCTATGGCGCCTGCTTCGATGATCCGGCCCGCGCTGAGCGCGAGCTGGCGGATCTCGCAGAGACATGCCGGGCGGCGCTTGATATCGGGCTCGGCGTCAATGCCGGCCATGACCTGACGCTCGAGAACCTGCCTGCGTTTCAGGAGAAGGTGCCGGGTGTGGCGGAAGTCTCGATCGGCCACGGCATTACGGCGGACGCCCTTCTTATCGGCTTTGCCGAGGCCACGCGCCGCTATCGGGAAGTGCTGGGCGGCTGA
- a CDS encoding NADPH-dependent FMN reductase, with the protein MSKLKVGVIISSTRPTRFGEVPAKWILEKANARPEIEAEIVDLRDFDLPFFDEAASNAWMPSQNPNAVKWQNKVGEFDAFIFVVAEYNRAITGALKNALDQAYVEWTKKAFGAVGYGSVGAARAIENLRTIGVELQMASTRSAVHIAGADFVSVHPGFGGTKSLNDLEGSIGNSTKDMLDQLIWWGNATKAARNAEADVAQAAE; encoded by the coding sequence ATGTCCAAGCTCAAAGTCGGCGTCATCATCTCTTCCACCCGTCCCACCCGCTTCGGCGAAGTCCCCGCCAAGTGGATCCTCGAGAAGGCCAATGCGCGCCCCGAGATCGAGGCAGAGATCGTTGACCTCCGTGATTTCGACCTGCCGTTCTTCGACGAAGCCGCGTCCAACGCCTGGATGCCTTCGCAGAACCCCAATGCTGTAAAGTGGCAGAACAAGGTCGGCGAATTCGACGCCTTCATTTTTGTCGTCGCTGAATACAACCGCGCCATCACCGGTGCGCTGAAGAACGCTCTCGACCAGGCTTATGTCGAGTGGACCAAGAAGGCGTTCGGCGCTGTCGGCTATGGTTCGGTCGGTGCTGCCCGCGCCATCGAAAACCTGCGCACCATCGGTGTCGAGCTGCAGATGGCTTCGACCCGTTCGGCCGTTCATATCGCCGGCGCAGACTTCGTCTCCGTGCACCCTGGCTTTGGTGGCACCAAGTCGCTGAACGACCTTGAAGGCTCGATCGGCAACTCGACCAAGGACATGCTGGACCAGCTGATCTGGTGGGGCAATGCGACCAAGGCTGCCCGCAACGCCGAAGCCGACGTCGCCCAGGCTGCTGAATAA
- a CDS encoding potassium transporter Kup: MTRSNTSGPEAGALATDQASHAKSNLPILTLGAIGVVYGDIGTSPIYAFRQAMHIRPGAASSHLEILGLLSLIVWALTLTVAVKYVFFVTRADNNGEGGTLSLMALARKTFANPPIWITVLGVLGAALFFGDAIITPAISVLSAVEGLDLVAPGMGRWVVPITLVLIVGIFAVQRFGTAKVSIVFGPVTAIWFLTLGISGLFHIIDYPGVLWALNPLLGVQFLVDHFAIAFVVMGAIFLAVTGAEALYVDLGHFGRKPIVLAWFGLVFPCLLLNYFGQGAYVLERGIENVGSPFFEMQPQWALLPFVILATCATIIASQAVITGTFSLAQQAIALNMLPRMVVQHTSETQSGQIYMPQINAMLMLGVLVLVVVFGSSAALSNAYGIAVSGVMGVTLALLVVVMWRNWKWPPIAVVLFGLVFLIIDGTFFAANAAKLFQGGWVPAAVAVVVALVMWSWMAGRRRLSDKTRRDEVPLQFLVDNLARKKPTTVPGTAIFLTSDIEGAPTALLHSLKHYKVLHEQNVILTVRTSVSPRVPDDEKVTIDAYNELFSRVIVTFGYMETPNIPKALVLARKLGWKFDIMSTSFFLSRRSLKIGQKTGLLRFWQDRVFIRLARNASDATEYFHIPTGRVVEIGTQVVM, encoded by the coding sequence ATGACGCGTTCGAATACGTCCGGCCCGGAGGCCGGGGCGTTAGCGACCGACCAGGCCAGCCACGCAAAGTCCAATCTGCCCATCCTCACTCTGGGGGCTATCGGTGTCGTCTACGGCGATATCGGCACCAGTCCGATTTACGCCTTCCGCCAGGCCATGCATATCCGGCCCGGGGCAGCGTCGTCGCATCTCGAGATACTCGGGCTGCTCTCGCTCATTGTCTGGGCACTGACCCTCACCGTCGCGGTGAAATACGTCTTCTTCGTCACCCGCGCCGACAATAATGGCGAAGGCGGCACGCTGTCGTTGATGGCGCTGGCCCGAAAAACCTTTGCGAACCCGCCGATCTGGATCACCGTTCTCGGCGTTCTGGGGGCCGCGCTGTTCTTCGGCGATGCTATCATCACGCCCGCCATCTCGGTGCTGTCAGCGGTTGAGGGACTTGATCTCGTGGCCCCCGGCATGGGGCGCTGGGTCGTGCCGATCACCCTTGTGCTGATCGTCGGCATCTTTGCGGTCCAGCGCTTCGGCACCGCCAAGGTGTCCATCGTCTTCGGCCCCGTCACCGCCATCTGGTTCCTCACCCTGGGCATTTCCGGGCTCTTTCATATCATCGACTATCCAGGTGTGCTTTGGGCGCTCAATCCGCTTCTCGGGGTCCAGTTCCTTGTCGACCATTTCGCCATCGCCTTTGTGGTCATGGGCGCGATCTTCCTCGCCGTCACCGGGGCTGAGGCGCTCTACGTCGATCTCGGCCATTTTGGGCGCAAGCCGATCGTTCTAGCCTGGTTCGGCCTGGTCTTCCCCTGCCTGCTGCTCAATTATTTCGGGCAGGGCGCCTATGTGCTCGAGCGCGGCATCGAGAATGTCGGCAGTCCGTTCTTCGAGATGCAGCCGCAATGGGCGCTGCTGCCCTTTGTCATTCTGGCGACCTGCGCCACCATCATCGCCAGCCAGGCTGTCATCACCGGCACGTTCAGCCTCGCCCAACAGGCCATCGCGCTCAACATGCTGCCCCGCATGGTGGTCCAGCACACATCCGAAACCCAGAGCGGGCAAATCTACATGCCCCAGATCAACGCCATGCTGATGCTCGGCGTGCTGGTTCTGGTGGTTGTTTTCGGCAGCTCCGCGGCGCTCTCGAACGCTTATGGCATCGCCGTATCGGGCGTCATGGGGGTCACGCTGGCGCTTCTCGTCGTCGTCATGTGGCGCAACTGGAAGTGGCCACCCATTGCGGTGGTGCTGTTCGGCCTCGTCTTCCTCATCATCGACGGCACCTTCTTTGCCGCCAATGCCGCAAAACTCTTCCAGGGTGGCTGGGTGCCGGCAGCGGTTGCCGTCGTGGTGGCACTCGTCATGTGGAGCTGGATGGCCGGCCGCCGCCGCCTCTCGGACAAGACCCGTCGTGATGAAGTGCCGCTGCAGTTCCTCGTCGATAATCTCGCTCGCAAGAAGCCGACGACCGTGCCGGGCACGGCCATCTTCCTCACCAGCGATATCGAGGGCGCGCCAACGGCGCTGCTGCACAGTCTCAAGCATTACAAGGTGCTGCATGAGCAGAACGTCATCCTCACCGTGCGGACCTCGGTCTCGCCCCGCGTGCCGGACGACGAGAAGGTGACCATCGACGCCTACAACGAGCTGTTCTCACGCGTCATCGTCACCTTCGGCTACATGGAAACGCCTAATATCCCGAAGGCGCTGGTGCTGGCGCGAAAACTGGGGTGGAAGTTCGATATCATGTCGACCTCGTTCTTCCTCTCCCGACGTTCGCTGAAAATCGGCCAGAAAACCGGCCTCCTGCGGTTCTGGCAGGATCGCGTCTTCATCCGTCTGGCGCGCAATGCCAGCGACGCGACGGAATATTTCCATATCCCCACCGGACGCGTGGTGGAGATCGGCACGCAGGTGGTGATGTAG
- a CDS encoding NADH:flavin oxidoreductase/NADH oxidase gives MTKLFSPIALRDLTLRNRTVVAPMCQYSAIDGFVNDWHMVHLGRFAMGGFGLVVLEASGVVPEGRISYGDLGIWKDEHIAPLARIVDFLHSQGAAAGIQLAHAGRKASTSVSWRGPEDLATEEQRKAAGYEHWTPVAPSAVSHDPNDSDYQVPTALDKAGIRRVIEGFVDAARRADKAGFDTVEIHAAHGYLLNQFLSPLANFRTDEYGGSLENRMRLVLEVTEAVRAVWPAEKPLLARLSVSDNAEGGWTVEDSVVLARELKARGVDAIDCSSGGFAQGQIVSAAGYQVPFAKAVRDGAGIPTMAVGLLGDIHEAERILVDGEADFIALARGALDDPNWAAHAARLLEDDYSLWPIQTRRVVGRDKVLGIRS, from the coding sequence ATGACAAAGCTTTTCTCCCCCATCGCCCTGCGCGATCTGACCCTGCGCAACCGCACCGTCGTGGCGCCGATGTGCCAGTATTCTGCCATCGACGGCTTCGTGAATGACTGGCACATGGTCCATCTCGGACGCTTCGCCATGGGCGGGTTCGGGCTTGTTGTTCTGGAGGCCAGCGGCGTCGTCCCGGAAGGGCGCATCAGCTATGGCGACCTCGGCATCTGGAAGGACGAGCATATCGCCCCCCTCGCCCGTATCGTGGATTTCCTCCACAGCCAGGGCGCTGCGGCCGGTATCCAGCTGGCCCATGCAGGCCGCAAGGCCTCGACTTCCGTGTCCTGGCGCGGGCCGGAAGACCTTGCGACCGAAGAGCAGCGCAAGGCTGCCGGCTATGAGCACTGGACGCCGGTTGCACCGAGCGCCGTGTCCCATGACCCCAATGACAGCGACTACCAGGTGCCGACGGCGCTCGACAAGGCAGGCATCCGTCGCGTGATCGAAGGCTTTGTGGACGCTGCGCGCCGCGCCGATAAGGCCGGTTTCGACACTGTCGAAATCCACGCTGCCCATGGTTACCTCCTCAACCAGTTCCTGTCGCCATTGGCCAATTTCCGTACCGATGAATATGGCGGCAGCCTTGAAAACCGGATGCGGCTGGTGCTGGAAGTCACAGAGGCCGTCCGCGCAGTCTGGCCGGCCGAAAAGCCCCTGCTCGCCCGGCTTTCGGTCAGTGACAATGCCGAGGGCGGCTGGACTGTCGAGGACAGCGTCGTGCTCGCGCGCGAACTCAAGGCGCGTGGCGTTGACGCCATCGACTGCTCCAGCGGCGGGTTTGCACAAGGGCAGATCGTTTCGGCGGCGGGCTATCAGGTCCCCTTCGCCAAGGCGGTCCGCGACGGCGCCGGCATCCCGACCATGGCTGTCGGGCTCCTCGGCGACATCCACGAGGCTGAACGCATTCTGGTCGATGGCGAGGCCGACTTCATCGCCCTCGCCCGTGGGGCGCTCGATGATCCCAATTGGGCGGCTCACGCAGCCCGCTTGCTGGAAGACGATTATTCACTCTGGCCGATTCAGACGCGTCGTGTCGTTGGCCGGGACAAGGTGCTGGGCATCCGCAGCTAG
- a CDS encoding acetylxylan esterase, with product MSITRARFAELVGLAEPQISLLSHRVEDMGDYTIEHLRFRLGEEEVRGILTRPSREGGRHPAILYGHSHGGGYAIGARELLDGREYLLDPLGPVFARAGYVTLCIDMPIFGQRASVSESFAAKALLWHGKSLFGQMLSDHAAALTYLAGRDDVDASRIGAFGISMGCALSYWLAALDPRIAAVAHLCCFADFRTMIELGAHDGHGIYLTVPGLLKETDCGGIAALVAPRPQLVCIGEADNLTPPEAVARAWSELAPAYAKNPEMLEKISEPDVGHRETPRIREAVLAFFGRHLAATT from the coding sequence ATGAGCATCACGAGAGCGCGTTTCGCCGAGCTTGTCGGCCTTGCAGAGCCACAGATTTCCCTTCTGTCGCACCGCGTTGAGGACATGGGCGACTATACGATCGAACATCTCCGCTTCCGTCTCGGCGAAGAGGAGGTGCGCGGCATTCTCACCCGGCCGAGCAGAGAAGGTGGGCGCCACCCGGCAATCCTCTACGGTCATTCCCACGGCGGGGGTTATGCCATCGGCGCTAGGGAACTTCTCGATGGCCGCGAATATCTCCTTGATCCGCTGGGTCCGGTCTTTGCCCGCGCCGGCTATGTTACCCTTTGCATCGACATGCCGATCTTCGGGCAGCGCGCCAGCGTCAGTGAAAGCTTTGCGGCCAAGGCGTTGCTTTGGCATGGCAAATCGCTGTTCGGGCAGATGCTCTCGGACCATGCCGCGGCACTGACCTATCTCGCCGGTCGCGACGATGTCGACGCCAGCCGGATCGGCGCGTTCGGGATTTCCATGGGGTGCGCGCTGAGCTATTGGCTGGCCGCGCTTGATCCGCGCATTGCCGCCGTCGCCCATCTCTGCTGCTTTGCTGATTTCCGCACCATGATCGAGCTGGGCGCGCACGACGGCCACGGCATCTATCTCACCGTCCCGGGCCTCTTGAAGGAGACCGACTGCGGGGGGATTGCTGCTCTGGTCGCGCCGCGCCCGCAATTGGTCTGCATCGGCGAGGCCGACAATCTGACCCCACCGGAAGCCGTCGCCCGCGCCTGGTCGGAGCTCGCACCCGCTTATGCGAAAAATCCCGAGATGCTCGAGAAGATCAGCGAGCCCGACGTCGGCCATCGCGAGACGCCGCGCATCCGGGAAGCCGTTCTCGCCTTTTTCGGCCGCCATCTCGCGGCGACCACCTGA